Proteins from one Myxococcales bacterium genomic window:
- a CDS encoding glycogen synthase — protein sequence MEILMVALELSPFVRETEAADAVHSLAKAMRQLGHNVTVAIPRQPGFEESGLLMARRLTPLPLPDGGEVPVLDAQLPSGVQVTLFDAPVLFDRPGVYSENGVDYPDNAKRFTLLSQAAAALVRQRAQQGTAFDIVHLHDAPAALVPLALGRIPGPPVPTVLTIHDAARQGSFDSDQAEDLLAEIKKDTSLAVDGKPNLLRAGIAHADAVTTVSPTYATELASGFGDFSRAVAASGKTIVGITQGIDYAVYNPATDAALPSRYDAEDATNKGICKGAVLRELELPIDVTRPLLLIDGPLTHERGGELLVGALAGLLKNDLAIVVASELTPAQAKKLRLLRTRRPDDFALVERPTAAGVRRLYAAADLALMAPRLAPSGQAQLIAQRYGAWPIARAVGGILDTVVDCEAELLTGTGFLFDEETEASLAGAVARALAAYASPSMPRLRRRVMRLDVGWDRPARRYLTVYRQILGAGR from the coding sequence ATGGAAATCTTGATGGTCGCGCTCGAGCTCAGCCCGTTCGTCCGCGAGACGGAGGCGGCTGACGCCGTCCACTCGTTGGCCAAGGCGATGCGGCAGCTCGGACACAACGTCACCGTGGCGATCCCCCGCCAGCCTGGCTTCGAGGAGTCCGGGCTCTTGATGGCGCGGCGCCTGACGCCGCTGCCACTGCCGGACGGCGGTGAGGTTCCGGTGCTCGACGCGCAGCTGCCTTCGGGCGTGCAAGTGACCCTGTTCGACGCCCCGGTCTTGTTCGATCGTCCGGGTGTCTACTCGGAAAATGGCGTCGACTACCCCGACAACGCCAAGCGCTTCACCCTGCTCTCACAGGCGGCCGCGGCACTGGTGCGGCAGCGCGCCCAGCAGGGCACGGCGTTCGACATCGTCCATTTGCACGACGCGCCGGCGGCGCTCGTGCCCCTGGCGCTGGGCCGAATTCCCGGGCCGCCGGTGCCCACCGTGCTGACGATTCACGACGCCGCACGTCAGGGCAGCTTCGACAGTGATCAGGCCGAAGACCTGCTCGCCGAGATCAAGAAGGACACGTCGCTCGCGGTGGACGGCAAGCCGAACCTGCTGCGAGCAGGCATCGCCCACGCCGACGCGGTGACGACGGTCTCGCCCACGTACGCGACGGAGCTCGCCAGCGGTTTCGGAGATTTCTCCCGCGCCGTCGCCGCTTCCGGCAAGACCATCGTGGGCATCACGCAAGGGATCGACTACGCCGTCTACAACCCCGCGACCGACGCGGCGCTGCCGAGCCGCTACGACGCGGAGGACGCAACCAACAAGGGGATCTGCAAAGGCGCCGTGCTGCGCGAGCTGGAGCTGCCCATCGACGTCACCCGGCCGCTGCTCTTGATCGACGGTCCGCTGACGCACGAGCGGGGAGGGGAGCTGCTCGTCGGCGCCCTCGCGGGGCTCTTGAAGAACGATCTGGCGATCGTCGTTGCGTCCGAGCTCACGCCTGCCCAGGCCAAGAAACTTCGCCTCCTGCGCACGCGCCGCCCGGACGACTTTGCGCTGGTCGAGCGCCCGACTGCGGCGGGTGTGCGGCGCCTGTATGCGGCCGCCGATCTGGCGCTGATGGCTCCACGCCTGGCACCCTCGGGCCAGGCGCAGCTCATCGCTCAGCGCTACGGCGCGTGGCCGATTGCGCGGGCTGTCGGTGGGATCCTCGACACGGTGGTCGACTGTGAAGCGGAGCTCCTGACCGGCACGGGTTTCCTCTTCGACGAAGAGACCGAGGCTTCGCTCGCGGGGGCGGTGGCGCGTGCCCTCGCTGCCTACGCCTCGCCGTCAATGCCCCGGCTGCGGCGTCGGGTCATGCGACTCGACGTCGGCTGGGATCGCCCCGCTCGCCGCTACCTCACGGTGTATCGGCAGATCCTCGGCGCCGGGCGCTGA
- a CDS encoding M1 family metallopeptidase, with amino-acid sequence MARLAELLGGVTLSALGLLLLAGSRESLADTLGATPKPTDSAPAPPPSAEPARVASYVLDARLDAATHIITGKGTLTWLNTAREPTRELWFHLYLNAFKNERTVFLRSPFGAGRSGEHGTDWGYIDVSRLSIRELGNKDLWPDAARVSPGDPEDQTDIRLPLPSEVLPGKTLTIDFEWTSRLPSIVERSGYSGNFHFVGQWFPKLARREADGRWAHFTFHPQAEFYADFGRYQVNLDVPRQMIVGATGRETKNEVDGDRRHLSFEADRVHDFAWTAWPDFREKRETIAGVDVRVLYPPGHEKNAGVELSAVRAALPRMNQLYGPYPHPTLTVVHPPEHAKNAGGMEYPTLITTGGPWWAPWSGLRMVEGVTVHELGHQWFQGMLASDEYTWPFLDEGLNTFAETGAMNAIFGSGSLVSSFGLEISGSAARRAVALESAHDDPVAQPAARFSSFQSIGALVYARTALILETLGNVWGREALERALGNYARRQRFGHPLPKNFLDELRAEMGSDAHDMAERALFDKGWVDYVLADLDCVPSTPSPGVFDGQTGRTTVEREKPKDAPLHSCRVLVRRRGTLEFPVHVDLIFASGKSERRYFDGHGDWATFEATGPDEVVGAIVDPERKVLLDQDFGNNARRKRPAFGHRVLERFTYFTELALGSVGP; translated from the coding sequence ATGGCGCGACTCGCTGAGCTGCTCGGCGGCGTCACACTCTCGGCGCTGGGGCTGCTGCTCCTGGCCGGGAGCCGGGAGAGCCTCGCGGACACCCTCGGCGCGACACCGAAGCCGACCGATAGCGCGCCGGCTCCCCCACCCAGCGCCGAGCCTGCGCGGGTGGCTTCCTACGTGCTCGACGCCCGCCTCGACGCGGCCACTCACATCATCACCGGCAAGGGCACGCTCACCTGGCTCAATACCGCGCGTGAACCCACGCGTGAGCTGTGGTTTCACCTCTACCTCAACGCCTTCAAGAACGAACGGACGGTCTTTCTGCGCTCACCTTTTGGTGCAGGCCGGAGCGGAGAGCACGGCACCGATTGGGGTTACATCGACGTTTCGCGGCTCTCGATCCGCGAGCTCGGCAACAAGGACCTGTGGCCCGACGCGGCGCGCGTGAGCCCGGGGGATCCGGAAGACCAAACCGACATTCGCCTGCCGTTGCCCAGCGAGGTTCTGCCGGGCAAGACCCTGACGATCGATTTCGAGTGGACCAGTCGTTTGCCGAGCATCGTGGAGCGCAGCGGTTACTCCGGGAACTTCCATTTCGTCGGCCAGTGGTTTCCCAAGCTCGCCCGCCGCGAAGCAGACGGGCGCTGGGCCCATTTCACCTTTCATCCGCAGGCGGAGTTCTACGCGGATTTCGGTCGCTACCAGGTGAACCTCGACGTGCCGCGCCAGATGATCGTCGGCGCGACCGGACGCGAGACGAAGAACGAGGTCGACGGCGACCGCAGACACCTCAGCTTCGAAGCGGATCGGGTCCACGATTTCGCGTGGACCGCCTGGCCGGACTTTCGAGAAAAGCGCGAGACCATCGCCGGGGTCGACGTGCGGGTGCTGTATCCGCCGGGGCATGAAAAGAACGCGGGCGTCGAGCTGTCTGCGGTGCGCGCGGCGCTGCCTCGCATGAACCAGCTGTACGGCCCCTATCCGCACCCCACGCTCACCGTCGTTCATCCCCCCGAACACGCCAAGAACGCCGGCGGCATGGAGTACCCGACGCTCATCACCACCGGCGGGCCGTGGTGGGCACCCTGGTCGGGCCTGCGCATGGTCGAGGGCGTGACCGTGCACGAGCTTGGCCACCAGTGGTTTCAGGGCATGCTCGCGTCGGACGAATACACTTGGCCTTTCCTCGACGAGGGACTCAACACGTTCGCGGAGACGGGCGCGATGAACGCCATCTTCGGCTCGGGCTCGCTGGTGTCCAGCTTCGGGCTGGAGATTTCGGGCTCGGCGGCGCGGCGCGCGGTCGCCCTCGAGAGCGCTCACGACGATCCCGTCGCACAGCCTGCAGCACGCTTCTCCAGTTTCCAGAGCATCGGTGCGCTGGTCTACGCCCGCACGGCTCTGATCCTGGAGACCCTGGGCAACGTCTGGGGGCGCGAAGCGCTCGAGCGCGCGCTCGGCAACTACGCTCGGCGCCAGCGTTTTGGCCACCCGCTGCCGAAGAACTTCCTGGACGAGCTCCGGGCCGAGATGGGCAGCGACGCCCACGACATGGCGGAGCGGGCTCTGTTCGACAAGGGGTGGGTCGACTACGTGCTCGCGGACCTCGACTGCGTGCCGAGCACACCGAGCCCGGGTGTGTTCGACGGGCAGACCGGTCGGACCACCGTCGAGCGAGAGAAACCCAAAGACGCCCCGCTCCACTCCTGCCGCGTGCTGGTTCGCCGCCGCGGAACGCTCGAGTTTCCAGTCCACGTCGATCTGATCTTCGCGTCGGGCAAGAGTGAACGGCGTTACTTCGACGGTCACGGCGACTGGGCCACATTCGAAGCGACCGGGCCCGACGAGGTCGTCGGCGCCATCGTCGATCCCGAGCGCAAGGTGCTCTTGGACCAGGACTTCGGCAACAACGCCCGCCGCAAACGCCCTGCCTTTGGTCACCGTGTGCTCGAACGATTCACCTATTTCACCGAGCTCGCGCTCGGCTCGGTCGGCCCATGA